Proteins encoded within one genomic window of Streptomyces sp. NBC_01314:
- a CDS encoding PLP-dependent aminotransferase family protein produces MPRESTALPLGGFALDRNLPEPLYQQLYERLKDSICSGQLRPGVRLPATRTLAQELRVSRNTVLVAYERLVTERFATGQVGSGTHVAVHNRERRGDGGTPRVTRLPTPPEEPGRTSRFSGTARLMLQATRTFDGRYPASQTAAAQPFVLGVPALDLFPAKLWSRVVSRRAARLPNSLMHVQDPIGYWPLRKELATYLGLARGVSCTAEQVVITSSTRTITHLLARVLLEPGEQVLVENPGFPGGRAALVAAGVVPCPVDVDHEGLCVSSGESRYPSARMALVTPNNQFPTGCRMTDFRRGRLLDWAARSDGWVIEDDYDGEFSSGSPVPPLQQTDTSNRVIYLGTLNKVMFPALRLAYAVVPPDLVDVVAAAQHFAYGAPPVLEQAAVRDFMADHHFARHIRRMRQAYQERREACVHALYDQFGSLVRVMPPTAGTHLVAGFPPGTDEHRLARLSCRSGATVYPLASYHSTGTTPVPALVLGYGATPPEQAVLGVRRIAAAFEQSTRATE; encoded by the coding sequence GTGCCGCGAGAGTCCACAGCGCTGCCGCTAGGCGGATTCGCCCTTGACCGCAACCTGCCCGAGCCTCTCTACCAACAGCTCTACGAAAGGCTCAAGGACTCGATCTGCAGCGGGCAACTCCGACCCGGTGTCCGGCTGCCCGCCACTCGGACGCTCGCCCAGGAACTCCGGGTTTCCAGGAACACCGTGCTGGTCGCCTACGAACGGCTTGTGACGGAACGGTTCGCCACCGGACAGGTGGGGTCGGGCACCCACGTGGCCGTCCACAACCGTGAGAGACGGGGGGACGGGGGAACGCCGAGGGTGACCCGGCTGCCGACTCCGCCCGAGGAGCCGGGCCGGACGTCCCGGTTCTCCGGGACCGCACGGCTGATGCTCCAGGCCACGCGCACGTTCGACGGGCGGTACCCGGCCTCGCAGACCGCCGCCGCGCAGCCCTTCGTCCTCGGCGTGCCGGCGCTGGACCTCTTCCCGGCCAAACTCTGGTCCCGCGTCGTCTCGCGCCGTGCCGCCCGGCTGCCGAACTCCCTGATGCACGTCCAGGACCCGATCGGATACTGGCCCTTACGCAAAGAGCTGGCCACCTATCTGGGCCTGGCGCGCGGGGTGTCCTGCACGGCGGAACAGGTGGTGATCACGAGCAGTACGCGGACCATCACCCATCTGCTGGCCCGCGTCCTGCTGGAGCCCGGGGAGCAGGTGCTGGTCGAGAACCCGGGGTTTCCCGGTGGCCGGGCCGCGCTCGTGGCCGCCGGTGTCGTCCCCTGCCCGGTGGACGTCGATCACGAGGGGCTGTGCGTCTCCTCGGGCGAGAGCCGCTACCCCTCGGCACGCATGGCTCTCGTGACCCCCAACAACCAGTTCCCGACGGGCTGCCGTATGACGGACTTCAGGCGCGGCCGACTGCTCGACTGGGCGGCGCGGTCGGACGGCTGGGTGATCGAGGACGACTACGACGGGGAGTTCTCCTCGGGCAGTCCGGTCCCGCCGCTCCAGCAGACGGACACCTCGAACCGGGTCATCTACCTGGGCACCCTGAACAAGGTGATGTTCCCCGCCCTGCGGCTCGCCTACGCCGTGGTTCCGCCCGATCTCGTCGACGTCGTCGCCGCCGCCCAGCACTTCGCGTACGGGGCGCCGCCTGTGCTCGAACAGGCGGCTGTGCGCGACTTCATGGCGGACCATCACTTCGCCCGCCACATCCGCCGGATGCGCCAGGCCTACCAGGAGCGGCGGGAAGCCTGCGTCCACGCGCTGTACGACCAGTTCGGCAGCCTGGTGCGGGTCATGCCACCGACGGCCGGCACACATCTGGTCGCCGGGTTCCCGCCGGGTACGGACGAGCACCGGCTGGCCCGGCTCAGCTGCCGTTCGGGGGCCACTGTCTACCCGCTCGCCTCCTACCACTCCACCGGGACGACCCCCGTTCCGGCACTTGTCCTCGGCTATGGCGCCACCCCACCCGAGCAGGCGGTCCTCGGTGTGCGCCGGATCGCCGCCGCGTTCGAGCAGTCCACCCGCGCGACGGAATGA
- a CDS encoding FAD-dependent oxidoreductase → MSGRLVLVGYGMVGHALLTALDARGALGDWQVTVVAEEDIPPYDRIHLSRYFQETEPESRLFRRTGPAGLLLGEPGFGDRTGIRTRLGDPAVAVDRGRRRVTTAAGRVIDYDVLVLATGSRSFVPPVSGADATGCFAYRTAADVRAIRAHCETAGAAGGAGVGAVIGGGLLGLEAAGALRALGLTIHVVEFSPWLMPRQLDEYGGWTLRRHIEDLDIAVHTGTRLTAVETDARHRATGVRLQPPDGARPVHVGADVVVFAAGVRPRDELARSCGIAVGERGGIVVDETCRTEDEHVYAIGDCALTPDGRAHGLLAPGNAMAQVVADRLAGGTKTFTGWDTATRLKLLGVEVACFGGQPEAAPGAFEATHLDTRAGVYRSLRVLGEGRLLGGMFVGDTSGYAALRRLVSSGRPLPAPVEELVVPGPLPGRSAAVGPLPDETTICHCHNVPAGTVRSAVRGGCADLAAVRHRTRAGSGCGSCAETVAALLGEGLAAPGIGTAATTATTATTVTGSPV, encoded by the coding sequence ATGAGCGGCCGCCTGGTCCTGGTCGGCTACGGGATGGTCGGTCACGCCCTGCTGACGGCCCTGGACGCCCGGGGCGCGCTGGGGGACTGGCAGGTCACGGTGGTCGCCGAGGAGGACATACCGCCCTACGACCGCATCCACCTGTCCCGGTACTTCCAGGAGACCGAGCCGGAAAGCCGGCTGTTCCGGCGGACCGGACCCGCGGGCCTGCTCCTCGGCGAGCCCGGCTTCGGCGACCGTACGGGCATCCGGACCCGTCTCGGCGACCCGGCCGTCGCGGTCGACCGCGGTCGCCGCCGGGTGACCACGGCCGCCGGCCGTGTCATCGACTACGACGTCCTGGTCCTCGCCACCGGCTCCCGCTCCTTCGTCCCGCCCGTATCCGGAGCCGACGCCACCGGCTGCTTCGCCTACCGGACGGCCGCGGACGTACGGGCCATCCGGGCGCACTGCGAAACGGCCGGCGCGGCCGGTGGGGCGGGCGTGGGCGCGGTGATCGGCGGCGGGCTGCTGGGCCTGGAGGCCGCGGGCGCGCTACGGGCCCTCGGACTGACCATCCATGTCGTCGAGTTCTCCCCCTGGCTGATGCCCCGCCAACTGGACGAGTACGGCGGCTGGACGCTGCGCCGCCACATCGAGGACCTGGACATCGCCGTACACACGGGCACCCGCCTCACCGCCGTGGAGACCGACGCGCGCCACCGGGCCACCGGCGTACGGCTCCAGCCGCCCGACGGCGCGCGGCCCGTCCACGTCGGCGCCGACGTGGTCGTGTTCGCGGCGGGGGTACGCCCCCGCGACGAACTCGCCCGGTCCTGCGGGATCGCCGTGGGGGAGCGGGGCGGGATCGTCGTCGACGAGACCTGCCGCACGGAGGACGAGCACGTCTACGCGATCGGGGACTGCGCGCTCACCCCCGACGGGCGCGCGCATGGACTGCTGGCCCCGGGCAACGCCATGGCCCAGGTGGTCGCCGACCGACTGGCCGGCGGCACGAAGACCTTCACCGGCTGGGACACGGCGACCCGGCTGAAGCTGCTCGGCGTGGAGGTCGCCTGCTTCGGTGGACAGCCCGAGGCGGCGCCCGGCGCATTCGAGGCGACCCACCTCGATACCCGGGCCGGGGTGTACCGCAGCCTGCGCGTCTTGGGCGAGGGGCGGCTGCTCGGCGGGATGTTCGTGGGGGACACTTCCGGCTACGCGGCGCTGCGCCGTCTCGTGAGCAGCGGCCGGCCGCTGCCCGCCCCCGTCGAGGAACTCGTCGTCCCCGGACCGCTTCCGGGGCGGTCGGCGGCCGTCGGACCACTGCCCGACGAGACGACGATCTGCCACTGCCACAACGTCCCGGCGGGCACGGTCCGCTCCGCCGTCCGTGGCGGCTGCGCCGACCTGGCGGCGGTGAGGCACCGCACCCGCGCCGGCAGCGGGTGCGGTAGCTGCGCGGAGACCGTGGCCGCACTCCTCGGCGAAGGGCTCGCCGCCCCCGGCATCGGCACCGCCGCGACAACCGCGACAACCGCGACAACGGTGACAGGGAGCCCCGTATGA
- a CDS encoding NAD(P)/FAD-dependent oxidoreductase has protein sequence MGREDGAACRVLVVGCGMAGARFVRLLTALNPNVRITVFDGEHRPAYNRPLLTGVLAGHHRPEDIALPLPPGIDLRAGVRVVAVHRATRTVIDSTGTEHAYDALVLATGSSPHHPWPQTRPASGEHHLHTLADCRHLTADCADARTPAVIGGGLLGVETALALAARTLPVTLVHRGPHLLHRHLDRRAGALLRGVLEDAGITVRTGTPAVGPVDGHGGGTGVAAARAAGPGDAGVSASGSAGGPGGVRLVASAGRHGGRGVLLGDGRVVAADLVVVACGTRPRVGLARAAGLLVRAGVVVDDTLASVGDPDVYAIGDCAEHRGVVHDTAVPAWQQAEVLAARLSGHERHARFTGSRTLTRLIAGKVDLAVFGEATTGVGGGVRGGARTDVLSVSDDRRRVYKKIVTRDDRVVGGILLGDLSTVDTVRRAYEAAEPLPPDRLHLVSALGGDG, from the coding sequence GTGGGAAGGGAAGACGGCGCCGCGTGCCGCGTTCTCGTGGTCGGCTGCGGTATGGCGGGGGCGCGCTTCGTCCGCCTGCTGACGGCCTTGAACCCCAACGTCCGGATCACCGTCTTCGACGGCGAACACCGCCCCGCCTACAACCGCCCGCTCCTGACCGGCGTCCTGGCCGGTCACCACCGCCCCGAGGACATCGCCCTGCCGCTGCCGCCCGGCATCGACCTGCGGGCCGGCGTCCGTGTCGTCGCCGTGCACCGGGCCACCCGCACGGTCATCGACTCCACCGGCACCGAGCACGCCTACGACGCGCTGGTCCTGGCGACCGGCAGCAGCCCCCACCACCCCTGGCCACAGACCCGCCCGGCCTCGGGCGAACACCACCTCCACACCCTCGCCGACTGCCGGCACCTGACCGCCGACTGTGCCGACGCCCGCACCCCCGCGGTCATCGGCGGCGGTCTCCTGGGCGTGGAAACCGCCCTCGCACTCGCCGCCCGCACCCTCCCGGTCACCCTCGTCCACCGGGGCCCCCATCTGCTCCACCGCCACCTGGACAGGCGGGCCGGAGCCCTGCTCCGCGGCGTCCTGGAGGACGCGGGCATCACGGTACGGACGGGAACGCCCGCGGTGGGCCCGGTCGACGGTCACGGGGGCGGGACCGGGGTGGCAGCGGCTCGGGCCGCGGGCCCGGGGGATGCCGGAGTGTCGGCGTCGGGTTCGGCCGGGGGGCCCGGGGGCGTGCGGCTTGTGGCGTCGGCCGGGCGTCACGGGGGCCGTGGGGTGCTGCTCGGGGACGGGCGGGTGGTCGCCGCCGATCTCGTCGTGGTCGCGTGCGGTACACGGCCGCGGGTCGGGCTCGCGCGTGCGGCGGGGCTCCTGGTGCGGGCGGGGGTGGTGGTCGATGACACGTTGGCCAGTGTCGGCGATCCGGACGTGTACGCCATCGGGGACTGTGCGGAGCATCGCGGGGTCGTGCACGACACGGCCGTGCCGGCCTGGCAGCAGGCCGAGGTGCTCGCGGCGAGGTTGTCCGGGCACGAGCGGCACGCCCGGTTCACGGGGTCCCGCACGCTCACCCGGCTCATCGCGGGGAAGGTCGACCTGGCGGTGTTCGGCGAGGCCACCACCGGTGTCGGGGGTGGCGTCCGAGGCGGGGCCAGGACCGACGTGCTCTCCGTCTCGGACGACCGGCGGCGCGTCTACAAGAAGATCGTCACCCGGGACGATCGCGTCGTGGGCGGCATCCTGCTCGGCGACCTGTCCACCGTCGACACGGTGCGCCGGGCCTACGAGGCGGCCGAACCGTTGCCCCCGGACCGCCTCCACCTGGTCTCGGCACTCGGAGGTGACGGATGA
- a CDS encoding molybdopterin oxidoreductase family protein has protein sequence MNEPADAVRTHCPYCALQCGTVLRPDQGGAAPLALTGWPEFPVNQGALCGKGQNATDLLDPAARLGTPLVRDGRSGALRPATWDEALRRVVSGIRSAQTAYGPDAVGVFGGGGLTNEKAYLLGKFARVALRTSAIDYNGRFCMSSAAAAVNRAFGLDRGLPFPLADVAGTDCVLLVGSNLADTMPPALRHLTRLADRGGRLIVVDPRRTRTAARADLHVRLLPGTDLALALGMLHIALAEGHVDEDFVAARTTGFEAVRATAMEYWPARVEGLTGVPAHQIREAVRMFAQAPTGMVLTARGSEQHSKGTDTVHGWINLCLALGKAGRPYSGYGCLTGQGNGQGGREHGQKADQLPGYRSLTDPAAREHIARLWGVAPGELPGPGTSAYEMLDTAGTPDGVRAMLVIGSNPVVSAPHADHVERRLRSLDLLVVVDVVRSETAELADVVLPSAQWAEETGTLTNLEGRVILRRKAVEPPAQVRTDLEILSALAARLGRTEGFPADPRLVFDELRAASAGGRADYAGISYERISEENGVFWPCPADGHPGTPRLFLESFATPDGRARMVPVHHRPVAETPDERYPLYLVTGRVLAQYQSGAQTRRVAASRAAAPEPYVEIHPSTAGRLGVVDGEPVTVTSRRGTAVAPARLSTDIRPDVVFMPFHWSGPGRANTVTNPALDPVSRMPEFKVCAVRVAPVAAFPSRPPGRPCAATAVQAL, from the coding sequence ATGAACGAGCCGGCCGACGCCGTCCGTACGCACTGCCCGTACTGCGCCCTGCAGTGCGGGACGGTGCTGCGGCCCGACCAGGGCGGAGCGGCGCCGCTCGCGCTCACCGGATGGCCGGAGTTCCCGGTCAACCAGGGGGCGCTGTGCGGGAAGGGGCAGAACGCCACCGACCTGCTGGACCCGGCGGCCCGGCTCGGCACACCGCTGGTCCGCGACGGCCGGAGCGGGGCGTTGCGGCCCGCCACCTGGGACGAGGCGCTCCGGCGCGTGGTCTCGGGCATCCGGTCGGCACAGACCGCGTACGGGCCGGACGCCGTCGGGGTGTTCGGCGGTGGCGGGCTGACCAACGAGAAGGCGTATCTGCTGGGCAAGTTCGCCCGGGTCGCGCTCCGTACGTCGGCGATCGACTACAACGGCCGGTTCTGCATGTCGTCGGCGGCGGCGGCCGTCAACCGGGCCTTCGGCCTGGACCGGGGGCTGCCCTTCCCGCTCGCCGACGTCGCCGGGACCGACTGCGTCCTGCTGGTCGGAAGCAACCTGGCCGACACGATGCCGCCCGCCCTGCGCCACCTGACCCGACTGGCCGACCGCGGTGGGCGGTTGATCGTGGTGGACCCCCGCCGCACCCGCACCGCCGCGCGGGCCGACCTGCACGTGCGCCTCCTGCCCGGCACCGACCTGGCCCTGGCCCTCGGCATGCTGCACATAGCCCTCGCCGAGGGCCATGTCGACGAGGACTTCGTCGCCGCCCGGACGACGGGATTCGAGGCCGTGCGCGCCACCGCGATGGAGTACTGGCCGGCCCGCGTCGAAGGGCTGACCGGTGTGCCCGCCCATCAGATACGCGAAGCCGTACGGATGTTCGCCCAGGCGCCCACCGGAATGGTGCTCACGGCCCGCGGCAGCGAACAGCACAGCAAAGGCACCGACACGGTGCACGGCTGGATCAACCTCTGTCTGGCCCTGGGGAAGGCGGGCCGGCCGTACAGCGGATACGGCTGCCTGACCGGCCAGGGCAACGGGCAGGGCGGGCGCGAGCACGGGCAGAAGGCCGACCAACTGCCCGGCTACCGCAGCCTGACCGACCCGGCGGCGCGGGAGCACATCGCCCGCCTCTGGGGCGTCGCCCCCGGGGAACTGCCCGGCCCCGGCACCTCGGCCTACGAGATGCTCGACACCGCGGGCACGCCCGACGGGGTCCGGGCGATGCTGGTCATCGGGTCCAACCCGGTCGTGTCGGCGCCGCACGCGGATCATGTGGAGCGGCGGCTGCGGTCGCTGGACCTGCTGGTGGTCGTGGACGTCGTACGGTCCGAGACGGCCGAACTCGCCGATGTCGTCCTGCCGTCGGCGCAGTGGGCGGAGGAGACCGGCACCCTGACCAACCTGGAGGGCAGGGTGATCCTGCGCCGCAAGGCCGTCGAGCCGCCCGCCCAGGTGCGCACCGACCTGGAGATCCTGTCCGCCCTCGCGGCCCGGCTGGGCCGCACCGAGGGCTTTCCGGCCGATCCGCGCCTGGTCTTCGACGAACTGCGGGCCGCGTCGGCCGGCGGCCGGGCCGACTACGCGGGGATCAGCTACGAACGGATCAGCGAGGAGAACGGGGTGTTCTGGCCGTGCCCCGCGGACGGACACCCCGGGACGCCCCGGCTGTTCCTGGAGTCCTTCGCGACGCCCGACGGCCGGGCCCGCATGGTGCCGGTCCACCACCGGCCGGTGGCCGAGACCCCCGACGAGCGGTATCCGCTGTACCTGGTCACCGGGCGGGTGCTGGCCCAGTACCAGAGCGGGGCGCAGACCCGTCGGGTGGCCGCGTCACGGGCCGCCGCGCCGGAGCCGTACGTCGAGATCCACCCCTCCACGGCCGGTCGGCTCGGGGTGGTGGACGGTGAGCCGGTGACGGTGACCAGCAGGCGGGGGACGGCTGTGGCCCCGGCCAGGCTGAGCACCGACATCCGCCCGGACGTGGTGTTCATGCCCTTCCACTGGTCCGGGCCGGGTCGGGCCAACACGGTCACCAACCCCGCGCTCGACCCGGTCTCGCGCATGCCCGAGTTCAAGGTGTGCGCCGTACGCGTGGCACCGGTGGCCGCGTTCCCTTCCCGCCCGCCGGGGCGGCCGTGTGCGGCGACCGCCGTACAAGCCCTGTGA
- the pabB gene encoding aminodeoxychorismate synthase component I, translated as MRTLLVDNHDSYTYNLFQLIAQVNGVEPVVLHNDSPDCAKLDLNDFDNVVISPGPGDPTRPKDFGACAPIIESARLPVLGVCLGHQGIAAGSGAEIVRAPAARHGHLTAVRHDGRELFHGLPQYFTAVRYHSLCVPEPLPPELEATAWAEDGVLMGLRHRTRPLWGVQFHPESVATEFGYELLGNFRDLTERFHHKRGSSRRRTPVRPGAHLVPVETGSRPAPRPVEPRPYRLHSRIMESAVETEAAFTRLFADSSHAFWLDSSLIDPRLSRFSFLGDASGPLSEIVRYRVGDGAVEVTSADGETQRVDGTVFDYLQTALRARRVENPALPVDFSCGYVGYFGYELKADCGATAQHTSPTPDAFWIFADRLIAVDHQQGATYLLALSDGSPRSDRDTTVWLEKTAAVLAALPRPRPTPVPDQQAVDNALLEPALVRDRARYLADIDACKQELLAGESYEICLTNAVQAPRPADGLRFYRSLRRSNPAPYAAYLRLDGMEIACSSPERFLRITRDGMVETKPIKGTARRGADEAEDSRLRRELTTSAKVRAENLMIVDLLRNDLGRVCEVGSVTVPRLMRTETYATVHQLVSTVRGRLRAEVDALDCVRACFPGGSMTGAPKLRTMDIIDSLETQARGVYSGAIGFLSCNGTADLNIVIRTAVLTEEGLHAGAGGAIVLDSDLVEEYEEMLLKAATSLRVLLAGTSGQDAASTTDRVAPTRAAEGGLR; from the coding sequence ATGCGGACCCTGCTCGTCGACAACCACGACTCGTACACCTACAACCTCTTCCAGCTGATCGCGCAGGTGAACGGGGTCGAGCCCGTGGTCCTGCACAACGACTCACCGGACTGCGCGAAGCTCGACCTGAACGACTTCGACAACGTGGTGATCTCTCCCGGCCCGGGCGATCCCACCCGGCCGAAGGACTTCGGCGCGTGTGCGCCGATCATCGAATCCGCCCGCCTGCCCGTGCTCGGCGTGTGTCTGGGCCACCAGGGCATCGCCGCCGGGTCGGGCGCGGAGATAGTACGGGCGCCTGCGGCCAGGCACGGGCACCTCACCGCCGTGCGCCATGACGGACGGGAGCTCTTCCACGGCCTTCCGCAGTACTTCACCGCCGTGCGCTACCACTCGCTGTGCGTGCCGGAGCCGCTGCCGCCGGAGCTGGAGGCGACAGCGTGGGCGGAGGACGGGGTGCTGATGGGCCTTCGGCACCGTACCCGCCCGCTGTGGGGCGTGCAGTTCCACCCCGAGTCCGTCGCCACGGAGTTCGGGTACGAGCTGCTGGGCAACTTCCGCGATCTCACGGAGCGGTTCCACCACAAGCGCGGTTCCTCGCGCCGCCGGACGCCGGTCCGCCCCGGGGCCCACCTGGTACCCGTGGAGACCGGCTCGCGGCCCGCACCCCGGCCCGTCGAGCCACGCCCCTACCGCCTGCACTCCCGGATCATGGAGTCGGCGGTGGAGACCGAGGCCGCCTTCACCCGGCTCTTCGCCGACTCCTCGCACGCCTTCTGGCTCGACAGCTCCCTGATCGACCCGCGGCTGTCCCGCTTCTCGTTCCTCGGCGACGCCTCCGGTCCGCTCTCCGAGATCGTCCGCTACCGCGTCGGCGACGGCGCCGTCGAGGTCACGTCGGCGGACGGGGAGACCCAACGGGTCGACGGCACCGTCTTCGACTACCTCCAGACGGCGCTGCGCGCCCGCCGCGTCGAGAACCCCGCCCTGCCCGTCGACTTCTCCTGCGGTTACGTCGGCTACTTCGGCTACGAGCTGAAGGCCGACTGCGGTGCCACCGCGCAGCACACCTCGCCCACCCCGGACGCGTTCTGGATCTTCGCCGACCGGCTGATCGCGGTCGACCACCAGCAGGGCGCCACCTATCTGCTGGCCCTCAGCGACGGCAGCCCGCGCTCCGACCGCGACACGACGGTGTGGCTGGAGAAGACCGCCGCCGTGCTCGCCGCGCTGCCCCGCCCCCGGCCGACCCCCGTACCCGACCAGCAGGCCGTCGACAACGCGCTGCTGGAACCGGCACTCGTGCGCGACCGCGCCCGGTACCTCGCCGACATAGACGCCTGCAAACAGGAGCTGCTCGCCGGGGAGAGCTACGAGATCTGCCTGACCAACGCCGTCCAGGCCCCCCGCCCCGCCGACGGACTGCGCTTCTACCGGTCCCTCAGACGCTCCAACCCCGCCCCGTACGCCGCCTATCTGCGCCTGGACGGGATGGAGATCGCCTGCTCCTCCCCGGAGCGGTTCCTGCGCATCACCCGCGACGGCATGGTCGAGACCAAGCCCATCAAGGGCACCGCCCGGCGCGGCGCGGACGAGGCGGAGGACTCCAGGCTGCGCCGGGAACTGACGACGAGCGCCAAGGTCCGGGCCGAGAACCTCATGATCGTCGACCTGCTCCGCAACGACCTCGGCCGTGTGTGCGAGGTCGGCAGCGTCACCGTTCCCCGGCTGATGCGCACGGAGACCTATGCCACCGTGCACCAGCTGGTGTCCACCGTCCGCGGCCGGCTCCGCGCCGAGGTGGACGCCCTGGACTGCGTCCGCGCCTGCTTCCCCGGCGGCTCGATGACGGGTGCGCCGAAACTGCGGACGATGGACATCATCGACTCCCTGGAGACCCAGGCACGCGGCGTCTACTCGGGTGCCATCGGCTTCCTCTCCTGCAACGGCACGGCCGATCTGAACATCGTCATCCGGACCGCCGTACTGACGGAGGAGGGTCTGCACGCCGGCGCCGGTGGCGCCATCGTGCTCGACTCCGATCTCGTCGAGGAATACGAGGAGATGCTGCTGAAGGCGGCCACATCGCTGCGGGTGCTGCTCGCGGGTACGTCCGGCCAGGACGCCGCGTCCACGACCGATCGAGTGGCACCGACGAGGGCCGCGGAGGGCGGGCTCCGATGA
- a CDS encoding 3-deoxy-7-phosphoheptulonate synthase class II, whose product MPVPPLLEPVGPADHAHDTQGGEESEAGLSTSSWHPPAWRGLPICQQPQWPDPDDVAAVTDRLALLPALTTPSDVRSVLAALARVQNREAFVLQGGDCAEPLGPAAVTGARDKHRVLGAVAERVSTRLDMPVVTVGRLAGQFAKPRSAAVEEVDGRQLPVFRGLTVNGPEPHEDDRRPDPYRMLSGYYTARNVLRELAALAHETASAFAPQAWDPAAAREVLWNRCEEAVPDGSLRSLVQGYGQTRWTEGGNWRHTGLWTSHEALLLDYESPLTRQDPVTGEWFLLSTHLPWIGDRTRRVGDAHVEFLAGIANPVAVKIGPGAEPAEIVRLCERLDPYRRPGRLTLICRLGALELRGLLPAVVTAVRRAGHPVVWMSDPMHGNTTATGTGVKTRHLKDMLDEVTDFFEVLRGMGEWPGGVHLEAAAAEVTECVGGTRVACESDLGDAYESLCDPRLNNEQLMTMADMVAKLAV is encoded by the coding sequence GCAGTGGCCCGATCCCGACGACGTGGCCGCCGTCACCGACCGTCTCGCCCTGCTGCCGGCCCTCACCACGCCCAGCGACGTCCGCAGCGTTCTAGCGGCCCTGGCCCGGGTGCAGAACCGGGAGGCATTCGTGCTCCAGGGCGGCGACTGCGCCGAGCCGCTCGGCCCCGCGGCCGTCACCGGTGCCCGGGACAAGCACCGGGTGCTGGGCGCCGTGGCGGAACGCGTCAGCACACGCCTGGACATGCCCGTGGTCACCGTCGGCCGACTGGCGGGTCAGTTCGCCAAGCCCCGCTCGGCGGCCGTCGAGGAGGTGGACGGCCGACAGTTGCCGGTCTTCCGGGGGCTCACGGTCAACGGGCCGGAGCCGCACGAGGACGACCGCAGGCCCGACCCGTACCGGATGCTGTCCGGCTACTACACGGCGAGGAACGTCCTGCGCGAACTCGCCGCCCTCGCCCATGAGACGGCGAGTGCGTTCGCCCCGCAGGCCTGGGATCCCGCGGCCGCCCGTGAGGTGCTGTGGAACCGGTGCGAGGAAGCCGTCCCCGACGGCTCACTGCGCTCGCTCGTGCAGGGGTACGGGCAGACCCGCTGGACCGAAGGCGGGAACTGGCGCCACACCGGGCTGTGGACCAGCCACGAGGCGCTGCTCCTGGACTACGAGAGCCCGCTGACCCGCCAGGATCCCGTCACCGGTGAATGGTTTCTGCTGTCCACGCATCTGCCGTGGATCGGCGACCGCACCCGGCGCGTCGGCGACGCCCATGTGGAGTTCCTGGCGGGCATCGCCAATCCGGTCGCCGTCAAGATCGGCCCCGGCGCGGAGCCTGCCGAGATCGTGCGCCTCTGCGAGCGGCTCGACCCGTACCGCAGGCCGGGCCGGCTCACCCTGATCTGCCGGTTGGGCGCCCTCGAGCTGCGCGGACTGCTCCCGGCTGTCGTCACCGCCGTACGCCGGGCGGGCCACCCCGTGGTCTGGATGTCGGACCCCATGCACGGCAACACCACGGCGACCGGCACCGGCGTCAAGACCCGCCACCTCAAGGACATGCTGGACGAGGTGACGGACTTCTTCGAGGTCCTGCGCGGCATGGGCGAGTGGCCCGGCGGGGTGCATCTGGAGGCCGCCGCCGCCGAGGTGACCGAGTGCGTGGGCGGTACCCGGGTGGCCTGCGAATCCGATCTGGGTGACGCCTACGAGTCGTTGTGCGACCCCCGGCTCAACAACGAGCAGCTCATGACCATGGCGGACATGGTCGCCAAGCTCGCCGTGTAA